The following are encoded in a window of Gramella sp. MT6 genomic DNA:
- a CDS encoding SMP-30/gluconolactonase/LRE family protein, which produces MMKFFRQFLILHLLFFISCNNQQKENSKTEKKETVVQKNFPHYNYSEKNSIPKSTNLNVPEDGVGLPDGKIIVADNNDGLHVLLDNGSTKPFGNMRAAGYLEGGARGVFLENDNKHILVSCINSGKIFRVDIVNETSEVIFQHTYGVNNIYKDKKGNIWFTQSGENPNGTTKALDEAFASPIPTGALFRLQKDKKQDSYNVKMMADSLFFANGITMDEKEEYVYVAELRLDRILRFQIKNDTIQNKEQFSIILSPDNLERGPNGDIWVASLIQNKIYVIDMNGRNRYEVFSAKSSMNEEKQQEWVLKNHLGKSLHDIGHPDMWNPLTGPLTGLFWSYDQTEIYFTGLGTKILKYPFTGKAY; this is translated from the coding sequence ATGATGAAATTTTTCCGACAATTTTTAATTCTCCATTTATTATTCTTTATATCCTGTAATAATCAACAAAAAGAAAACAGTAAGACGGAGAAAAAAGAAACTGTAGTTCAAAAAAACTTTCCTCATTATAACTACTCAGAGAAAAATTCTATTCCAAAATCTACCAATTTAAACGTACCTGAAGATGGTGTAGGTCTTCCAGACGGAAAAATCATTGTAGCTGATAACAATGATGGTCTTCATGTATTATTAGATAATGGTTCTACTAAACCCTTTGGAAACATGAGAGCAGCTGGATACCTAGAAGGTGGTGCTAGAGGAGTATTTCTGGAAAATGATAACAAACATATTCTTGTTTCTTGTATAAACTCTGGTAAAATATTCCGTGTAGATATCGTAAATGAAACTTCAGAAGTCATATTTCAGCATACGTATGGAGTCAACAATATTTATAAGGATAAAAAAGGAAATATTTGGTTTACACAATCAGGAGAAAATCCAAATGGAACAACAAAGGCACTGGATGAAGCATTTGCAAGTCCAATTCCAACCGGTGCATTATTTCGTTTGCAAAAGGATAAAAAGCAAGATTCATACAATGTAAAAATGATGGCAGATAGTTTATTCTTTGCAAATGGGATCACAATGGATGAAAAAGAAGAATATGTTTATGTGGCAGAGTTGAGATTAGATAGGATTTTAAGATTCCAAATAAAGAATGATACAATTCAAAATAAAGAACAATTCTCTATCATTCTATCTCCTGATAACCTTGAAAGAGGACCGAATGGTGATATATGGGTAGCATCATTGATACAAAATAAAATTTATGTGATAGATATGAACGGTCGAAATAGATATGAAGTATTTTCTGCAAAATCGAGCATGAATGAAGAGAAGCAACAGGAGTGGGTATTGAAAAATCATTTAGGAAAATCTTTACACGATATTGGACATCCAGATATGTGGAATCCTCTCACAGGCCCTTTAACAGGCCTATTTTGGTCTTATGATCAAACTGAAATTTATTTTACTGGACTTGGAACAAAGATTCTAAAATATCCTTTTACAGGGAAAGCTTATTAA
- a CDS encoding DUF6265 family protein yields MKTGMKLFIVAVGLVILGAWTPKQTNDIDKAAWLIGTWENFTERGKIYETWSKESNNGLSGINYSIKNRDTVVFENIQLVQEKNILFYIPIVKNQNDALPVRFANKINTENPLVFENKQHDFPQVIAYTKINADSLVAEISGIRNGQKQKQTFPMKKIN; encoded by the coding sequence ATGAAAACGGGAATGAAATTGTTTATTGTAGCTGTGGGCTTGGTTATCCTGGGCGCCTGGACTCCTAAGCAAACGAATGACATTGACAAAGCGGCATGGCTAATCGGAACTTGGGAAAACTTTACTGAAAGAGGAAAGATTTATGAAACCTGGAGCAAGGAAAGTAACAATGGGTTATCTGGAATTAACTACTCAATTAAGAATAGAGATACTGTTGTATTTGAAAATATTCAATTGGTTCAGGAAAAAAACATTCTGTTTTATATTCCGATAGTTAAGAATCAAAATGACGCTTTGCCGGTTCGTTTTGCTAACAAAATCAACACAGAAAATCCATTGGTTTTTGAAAATAAACAGCACGACTTTCCTCAAGTTATTGCATATACTAAAATTAATGCAGACTCATTAGTGGCGGAAATTTCAGGAATTAGAAATGGGCAAAAGCAAAAGCAAACCTTTCCAATGAAAAAAATAAATTAG
- a CDS encoding VOC family protein: MENLINWFEIPATDFSRATTFYKVILGLDIQETKMFGTKMGFFPTDGKNVSGAIVQGEDYKPSTSGVVAFLNGGKDLQKVLDKVESASGTVIVQKTQISPEMGYFGMFIDTEGNKMAVHSMG; encoded by the coding sequence ATGGAAAATTTAATTAATTGGTTTGAAATTCCCGCTACAGATTTCAGCAGGGCAACAACATTTTACAAAGTTATTTTAGGCCTAGACATCCAGGAAACCAAAATGTTTGGTACTAAAATGGGATTCTTCCCAACTGATGGGAAAAACGTTTCGGGAGCAATCGTACAAGGCGAAGATTATAAACCTTCGACCAGCGGAGTTGTTGCATTCTTGAATGGTGGGAAAGATTTACAAAAGGTATTGGATAAAGTAGAAAGTGCTAGCGGAACTGTTATTGTTCAAAAAACGCAAATCAGTCCTGAAATGGGTTACTTCGGAATGTTTATTGACACCGAAGGCAATAAAATGGCAGTTCATTCAATGGGATAA
- a CDS encoding helix-turn-helix domain-containing protein, whose amino-acid sequence MTYLTFEPSDDLATLVKCYWTLESPREESPEKQTIVPDGCMEMIFHYGDLYKQYIGLGNSLIQPKCFVIGQLTRPLEIEPTGKTGIFSVRFHPNGFLPFANIPIKEMENTAVSLEKLFGNDGLEIEKRVLKATTTSQKIKLIETFLLNRLTNTATIDRIVKSTVETILTGNGQLSVYELSKQTNINRRRLERKFSLAIGLSPKQLSKTIRLQSTLKMLLTKNFTSLTALAYENEYYDQAHFIKDFKELTGFTPKEFYGNNLKMSSLFYGKD is encoded by the coding sequence ATGACTTACCTAACATTTGAACCGAGCGATGATTTAGCGACACTCGTCAAATGCTATTGGACCTTGGAAAGTCCGAGAGAAGAATCTCCCGAAAAACAAACTATAGTTCCTGACGGCTGTATGGAAATGATTTTTCATTACGGGGATTTGTATAAACAGTATATCGGTCTAGGGAACAGTTTAATCCAACCTAAATGCTTTGTGATAGGGCAACTTACAAGACCCCTTGAAATTGAACCAACAGGCAAAACAGGAATTTTTTCCGTTCGTTTTCATCCCAACGGATTTTTACCCTTTGCCAATATTCCCATAAAGGAAATGGAAAATACAGCCGTTTCTTTGGAAAAATTGTTTGGAAATGACGGACTGGAAATTGAAAAAAGGGTTTTAAAAGCGACTACGACTTCTCAAAAAATAAAACTAATTGAAACCTTCTTACTCAACCGACTTACAAACACCGCAACAATTGACCGCATTGTAAAATCAACCGTCGAAACGATTTTAACAGGTAATGGACAACTTTCGGTTTATGAACTTTCCAAGCAAACCAATATCAACCGTAGACGGTTAGAACGGAAATTTTCATTGGCCATTGGCTTAAGCCCAAAACAACTTTCAAAAACAATTAGATTACAGTCAACACTTAAAATGTTGCTGACCAAAAATTTTACAAGCCTTACAGCTTTGGCTTACGAAAACGAATACTACGATCAAGCCCATTTCATAAAGGATTTCAAGGAGCTTACTGGATTTACACCTAAAGAGTTTTACGGGAACAATTTGAAAATGTCTTCGCTTTTCTACGGCAAAGATTAA
- a CDS encoding DUF6090 family protein, with translation MIKFFRRIRQKILSENKFSKYLIYAIGEIVLVVIGILIAVQVNDLKKTNIENELEQNYLMNLIIELKQDSIGLTKNYKKLEIQARTKDLFLDIIRGGTKSDSVIEFFEYQWRPIQPYIPTKATFTEMSSSSHLRIIKNDLLREEIIKLYNSYDAFEKEEALLVQTSTQNIINRLSQTIPDMSNYDTNDIMSLKSDTYLLNSIQLNGAYTRRDNYKVMIDNCTDLIKNIEEYR, from the coding sequence ATGATAAAATTCTTTCGTAGAATTAGGCAAAAAATACTCTCTGAAAATAAATTCAGCAAATACCTGATTTATGCCATAGGAGAAATAGTACTTGTGGTTATTGGAATTTTAATAGCTGTACAAGTTAACGACTTGAAGAAAACAAATATTGAAAATGAATTAGAGCAAAATTACCTAATGAATCTTATAATTGAACTAAAACAAGATTCTATAGGTTTGACTAAGAATTATAAAAAATTAGAAATACAAGCACGAACTAAGGATCTTTTTCTAGATATAATCCGGGGAGGTACTAAAAGTGATTCTGTAATAGAATTCTTTGAATACCAATGGAGACCAATTCAACCTTATATCCCAACCAAAGCAACATTTACTGAAATGAGTTCAAGCTCACACTTGAGAATAATTAAAAATGATTTGCTCCGAGAAGAAATAATCAAATTGTATAATTCATATGATGCATTTGAAAAAGAAGAAGCTTTATTAGTTCAAACTTCAACTCAAAATATAATTAATAGATTATCTCAAACAATACCAGATATGTCTAATTATGATACAAATGATATTATGTCATTGAAATCTGACACCTATCTATTGAATAGTATTCAATTGAATGGGGCATATACGAGGAGAGATAATTATAAAGTTATGATTGACAACTGTACTGACTTAATTAAAAATATTGAAGAATATAGATAA
- a CDS encoding cytochrome c oxidase assembly factor Coa1 family protein has protein sequence MSKSLKWLIPIVVVIGIIFYLFTSSGMGKIATDLTQAYADPELYNNAIEKANSDQRILENIGEIQPIDKMSILNGEVNFSDDNQKVNSTIKVIGSKGNGKLDLTAERENESWRYERINVRIKDSAKKKKTIEIINLP, from the coding sequence ATGAGTAAAAGTCTAAAATGGTTGATTCCAATTGTAGTTGTTATAGGAATTATATTCTATTTATTTACATCATCCGGAATGGGAAAAATTGCAACTGATTTAACCCAGGCATATGCAGATCCAGAACTTTACAATAATGCAATTGAGAAGGCTAACTCTGACCAGAGGATATTAGAAAACATTGGAGAAATACAGCCAATAGACAAAATGAGTATTTTGAACGGAGAAGTTAATTTTTCAGATGATAACCAAAAAGTAAATTCAACGATAAAAGTTATTGGTTCAAAAGGAAATGGAAAATTAGATTTAACCGCAGAAAGAGAAAATGAAAGCTGGCGCTACGAGAGGATTAATGTTCGAATTAAAGATTCTGCAAAGAAGAAAAAAACTATTGAAATAATAAATCTACCATAA
- a CDS encoding IS110 family transposase, producing the protein MDKFKHFYGVDISKSFFDVVDQNGRHDQFSNDVKGFKGLLKLIKNDSLVVMEATGYYHYRLAQYLYEKGITVSVVNPLSVKRFIQMKLSKIKTDKSDAKAICEYAQATKVPLYTARNAMQAECLQLLSLQDLYLKQRTAVKNKIHGEKALGTPSKTVSRSLVRMLKQLEKELDQIETKLEFLVRQTQEDQLEQLTSIPGMGKKTAMLLIVLTDGFTSFENARQLCCFTGITPTIRQSGTSVRGRSRISKVGNRKLRNLLFMCSFTACKTNKACREIYERIVEKGKSKKLALIAVCNKLLKQAFAIAKSGTSYQENYISKLA; encoded by the coding sequence ATGGATAAATTTAAACATTTTTACGGAGTAGACATTAGTAAATCATTCTTTGATGTGGTTGATCAAAATGGAAGGCATGACCAGTTCTCTAATGATGTAAAAGGCTTTAAAGGCTTGCTGAAGTTAATTAAGAATGACAGCCTGGTAGTTATGGAAGCTACTGGTTATTATCATTACAGATTAGCCCAGTATTTATATGAGAAAGGTATAACGGTATCGGTTGTGAATCCACTTTCGGTGAAGCGTTTTATTCAGATGAAACTCTCCAAGATCAAGACCGATAAAAGTGATGCCAAAGCGATCTGTGAATATGCACAGGCTACAAAAGTTCCTTTGTACACAGCCAGAAACGCCATGCAGGCAGAGTGTTTGCAGCTACTAAGTCTTCAGGATCTTTATTTGAAACAACGCACTGCGGTGAAGAATAAGATACACGGAGAGAAAGCTCTCGGTACACCTTCAAAGACTGTTAGTAGATCACTCGTCCGAATGCTAAAGCAATTAGAGAAGGAATTAGATCAGATTGAAACCAAGCTGGAATTCTTAGTCAGGCAAACCCAGGAAGATCAACTGGAGCAATTAACTAGTATTCCAGGGATGGGTAAGAAGACAGCGATGTTGTTAATTGTGCTTACAGACGGATTTACCAGTTTTGAGAATGCCAGGCAGCTTTGCTGTTTTACCGGGATCACCCCAACGATCAGGCAATCCGGAACCAGTGTAAGAGGACGCAGTCGAATTAGTAAAGTAGGCAATCGAAAGCTTCGGAATTTACTATTCATGTGTAGTTTCACTGCTTGCAAAACTAATAAAGCTTGCAGGGAAATTTATGAACGAATAGTTGAGAAGGGTAAGAGTAAGAAACTGGCACTTATAGCTGTGTGCAATAAGCTCCTGAAACAGGCATTTGCCATAGCTAAATCAGGAACTTCTTACCAGGAAAATTATATATCGAAATTAGCTTAG
- a CDS encoding Lacal_2735 family protein, translated as MFGLFKKKSKIEKLQLEYKKLLEESHRLSTSNRSLSDDKAYEANEILKEIDKIKEAEKGT; from the coding sequence ATGTTCGGATTATTTAAGAAAAAATCAAAAATTGAAAAGTTGCAGTTAGAATACAAAAAACTGCTGGAAGAATCTCATAGATTATCTACCTCAAATCGCAGCCTTAGCGATGATAAGGCTTATGAGGCAAATGAAATATTAAAGGAAATCGATAAGATCAAAGAGGCTGAAAAAGGTACATGA
- a CDS encoding nicotinate-nucleotide adenylyltransferase, protein MKKLLIGLLVLGLSPQLFAQVEELSEVTVYATNYKYLNDVNSEEVASIPVRELERKVANFDVKESEFYHDDYDEYIVSFYIPEGKILAAYDRDGKILRTAERFKNVNLPLAVKNAVVGKFPGWSITEDIYAVTFYDTRGTFKKYKLKLENGEKTLRVKLDEKGNFL, encoded by the coding sequence ATGAAAAAATTACTAATTGGATTGTTGGTCTTAGGACTTTCTCCACAGTTATTCGCGCAGGTCGAGGAGCTATCTGAAGTTACGGTCTATGCGACAAATTACAAATACCTGAACGATGTGAATTCTGAAGAGGTCGCTTCGATTCCGGTTAGGGAGCTTGAACGAAAAGTTGCTAATTTCGATGTTAAAGAGTCTGAATTTTATCATGATGATTATGATGAGTATATCGTTAGCTTTTATATTCCAGAAGGCAAGATTTTAGCTGCCTATGACAGAGATGGAAAAATACTACGTACAGCCGAGAGATTTAAAAATGTTAATCTTCCTTTAGCTGTTAAGAATGCTGTTGTAGGTAAGTTTCCTGGATGGAGCATAACAGAAGATATATACGCGGTAACCTTCTATGATACCAGAGGAACCTTTAAAAAATACAAACTTAAACTGGAAAATGGCGAAAAAACACTTCGCGTGAAACTTGATGAAAAAGGAAATTTCCTTTAG
- a CDS encoding helix-turn-helix domain-containing protein, with product MGGQQSIDEKFIQRLTEILEENLEKEHFGVRELAAAIGVSRSQLHRKLKAINGKSTSQFIREFRLDKAMDMLQDNVATASEIAYKVGFSSPTYFNTCFHQYFGYPPGEVKFRNPRDNDNIQTFLNNPEPTSTKSRKHQVYVIVIMVFFLLASLGWYKYIDSKKEDIKTRELPIDETDNSIAVLPFKNMSGSQENEAFCDGMTAAIISRLSKIRSINKVISLTSVMNYKENEKTITEIADELDVRYILESGFQKSGNSIKMNLQLIDGKSEQMFWSQEYKGTYDSIFKVQAQVAEMVAKKLDANVTKEEQEEIQKAMTQNMEAYESYLLGQFIMTNNSAKNFKASRKYFKKAIELDSTFAEAYERLGWTYSIMGTWFGNMNKRKADSLAAPYYRKALALDPDNLTLLRTRAEQEFYNWNFKVADSMLTKYRKEVGENFFSDFLNLMLGRYDKVIESENNRLKENPQNSGRSWPVVYAYYFKGEIDTTLYIMQKELFRSPNSEPNNDHFGNIYIALKDYEKAKDVLETALQISSKRYASMVIHLAIAYYYLDNEEKSMEYLNEVIERANNGEPEINVFVAHYYARLGSNDKAFYWLNRALKNHEVDLIWLKTDPNLLMLKDDPRYKVLCEKVGFPDCQYYFERKFDLKK from the coding sequence ATGGGCGGCCAACAATCCATAGATGAAAAGTTTATTCAAAGACTAACGGAGATCCTGGAAGAAAATCTGGAAAAAGAACACTTTGGGGTAAGAGAGTTGGCGGCTGCAATTGGAGTGAGCCGATCCCAGTTGCATAGGAAACTAAAAGCGATTAATGGAAAATCTACCAGCCAGTTTATCAGGGAATTCAGACTGGATAAGGCTATGGATATGCTACAGGATAATGTGGCCACAGCTTCTGAAATTGCCTATAAGGTAGGATTTAGCAGCCCAACATATTTTAATACATGCTTTCACCAATATTTTGGATATCCTCCTGGAGAAGTAAAATTCAGAAATCCCAGGGATAACGATAATATTCAAACATTTCTTAACAACCCCGAACCTACCTCTACAAAAAGCAGAAAACATCAAGTATATGTCATCGTCATTATGGTATTCTTCTTACTTGCCAGCCTGGGTTGGTATAAATACATAGACTCAAAAAAGGAAGATATTAAGACTAGGGAATTGCCTATTGATGAAACAGACAATTCCATTGCTGTTCTGCCTTTTAAAAATATGAGCGGGAGCCAGGAGAATGAAGCCTTTTGTGATGGAATGACCGCTGCAATCATCTCGAGGTTATCAAAAATCAGAAGCATTAATAAGGTTATTTCGCTTACATCAGTGATGAATTATAAAGAAAATGAAAAGACAATAACCGAGATCGCTGATGAACTTGATGTTCGTTATATTCTGGAATCGGGATTTCAGAAGTCAGGAAATTCCATTAAAATGAATCTACAATTGATCGATGGCAAATCAGAGCAAATGTTCTGGTCACAGGAATATAAAGGTACTTACGATTCAATATTTAAAGTGCAGGCTCAGGTCGCCGAAATGGTGGCCAAAAAATTAGATGCCAATGTTACAAAAGAGGAACAGGAGGAAATACAAAAAGCCATGACTCAAAATATGGAAGCCTACGAGAGTTATTTACTAGGTCAGTTTATTATGACTAATAATTCAGCAAAGAACTTTAAGGCCTCAAGAAAATATTTTAAAAAGGCCATTGAATTAGATTCAACATTTGCCGAGGCTTACGAAAGATTAGGTTGGACTTACTCAATCATGGGTACCTGGTTTGGAAATATGAATAAAAGGAAAGCCGATAGTTTAGCCGCACCCTATTATAGGAAAGCATTAGCGCTGGATCCTGATAATCTGACTTTATTGCGTACACGAGCTGAACAGGAATTTTACAATTGGAATTTCAAGGTTGCGGACTCTATGTTAACTAAATATCGAAAAGAGGTTGGTGAAAATTTCTTTTCCGATTTTCTGAATTTAATGCTAGGACGGTATGATAAGGTAATTGAAAGCGAAAATAATCGGCTTAAAGAAAATCCACAAAATAGTGGTCGAAGTTGGCCGGTAGTTTACGCCTATTATTTTAAAGGAGAGATAGATACAACCTTATATATCATGCAAAAGGAATTATTTCGATCTCCTAACTCTGAACCAAACAATGACCATTTCGGTAACATTTATATCGCTTTGAAAGATTATGAAAAGGCAAAGGATGTTCTGGAAACTGCGTTACAAATTTCGAGTAAACGCTATGCCTCTATGGTAATTCACCTCGCTATTGCCTATTATTACCTTGACAATGAAGAGAAATCCATGGAATACCTAAACGAGGTTATTGAAAGGGCCAATAACGGGGAACCTGAAATTAACGTGTTTGTAGCACATTATTATGCGCGTCTTGGAAGTAACGATAAAGCTTTTTACTGGCTGAATAGAGCCTTAAAAAATCACGAAGTAGATTTAATATGGTTAAAGACTGATCCAAATTTATTAATGTTGAAGGATGATCCCAGATACAAGGTTCTTTGTGAAAAGGTTGGATTCCCAGATTGTCAATATTATTTCGAAAGAAAATTCGATCTTAAAAAGTAG
- a CDS encoding LytTR family DNA-binding domain-containing protein translates to MLVALFTFVMLAQTSTNVVSLEGISIFTLGIMLYLIVFATSFVRLVMQFQKKETLVEKLQSDKEKNEQEKILIRADRKNHLIDFKDLYYIESLNDYVKIVTSNDELITREKITSLNKNLPDQFLRIHRSFIINLEYVTSFTTTSVDIKDQTLPISRTYKKDSVGKLQKSKIAQ, encoded by the coding sequence ATGCTCGTAGCTCTATTTACTTTCGTGATGCTGGCGCAAACCAGCACCAATGTTGTAAGCCTCGAAGGTATTTCTATATTCACCCTTGGAATTATGCTCTACCTGATAGTCTTCGCAACAAGTTTTGTTCGACTCGTGATGCAGTTTCAAAAAAAGGAAACTTTAGTGGAGAAATTACAATCTGATAAAGAGAAAAACGAACAGGAAAAAATTTTGATAAGAGCAGATCGAAAAAATCACCTAATCGATTTTAAGGATCTCTATTATATTGAAAGTTTAAACGATTATGTGAAGATCGTAACTTCTAACGATGAATTGATAACCAGGGAAAAGATTACCAGCCTGAACAAGAATCTTCCAGATCAATTTTTAAGAATTCACCGATCCTTTATAATTAATTTGGAGTATGTAACTTCTTTCACAACTACTTCAGTAGATATTAAAGATCAAACACTTCCTATTAGCAGAACTTATAAAAAAGACTCGGTGGGTAAACTGCAAAAGTCAAAAATTGCTCAGTAG
- a CDS encoding MotA/TolQ/ExbB proton channel family protein — MSILSLVLLAIIISAVLISIPFFRERNNHSDKLIRINNYIKSLSLFALIFGILGQLIGLFSAFSAVKIGSVEASPAMMMKGFEVSMISSIYGALIFILGIILHGYFRRFRNLA; from the coding sequence ATGAGCATTCTATCACTGGTTCTATTGGCGATAATCATTAGTGCTGTTCTTATCAGTATTCCTTTTTTCAGGGAAAGAAACAATCATTCAGACAAATTAATCAGAATCAATAATTATATAAAATCATTAAGTCTTTTTGCATTGATCTTCGGAATACTTGGTCAGCTTATAGGTTTGTTTTCAGCCTTTAGTGCGGTGAAAATAGGATCTGTGGAAGCTTCTCCAGCCATGATGATGAAAGGATTTGAAGTTTCTATGATATCAAGTATTTATGGGGCATTGATATTTATTCTGGGAATTATACTTCATGGATACTTTAGAAGATTCAGGAATTTAGCGTGA
- a CDS encoding alpha/beta hydrolase-fold protein — MTFVILYIFLSGVQTTIGQNKTDIVLGNKFVIKSNILDEERTCLISLPDSYNDSFEQTKKYPVIILLDGYTHFKTAAGIVHFMSSDRNRNNLMPESIIIAIENVDRERDFTVTKIKTKRPNTMGGGRDFLNFIEKELIPYIDENYRTEASRTLIGHSLGGLLTLNSYMDENSVFNAYISIDPSIWWSEEMMNNKVDSISPLSLKKKLYIATANQGEANYERNKKRHDYLYSSIIKNTEEPLNVEIKYFEKENHRSVPLKAMYDGLRYINNSQQR; from the coding sequence ATGACATTTGTAATTTTATATATTTTTCTTTCGGGAGTGCAAACCACAATAGGACAAAATAAAACTGATATTGTACTAGGAAATAAGTTTGTCATTAAATCGAATATTTTAGATGAAGAAAGAACTTGTTTAATCAGTTTGCCAGATTCCTATAATGATTCATTTGAACAGACGAAAAAATATCCAGTTATCATATTATTAGATGGATATACTCATTTCAAAACAGCAGCTGGAATAGTACATTTTATGAGCTCCGATAGGAACCGAAACAATTTAATGCCAGAAAGTATTATTATCGCCATTGAGAATGTTGACCGTGAACGAGATTTTACTGTTACCAAAATCAAGACCAAACGACCAAATACTATGGGAGGTGGAAGAGATTTTTTGAATTTTATTGAGAAAGAATTAATCCCTTATATTGATGAAAATTACAGAACAGAGGCCTCCAGAACCCTCATTGGACATTCTTTAGGAGGTCTGCTTACCCTAAATTCATATATGGATGAAAATAGCGTTTTCAATGCTTACATTTCCATAGACCCAAGTATATGGTGGAGCGAAGAGATGATGAATAATAAAGTTGATTCTATTTCACCATTATCACTGAAGAAAAAACTTTATATAGCTACCGCCAACCAGGGAGAGGCGAATTACGAGAGGAATAAAAAAAGACACGACTATCTCTATTCATCGATCATAAAGAACACAGAAGAACCCTTAAATGTTGAAATAAAATATTTTGAAAAAGAAAACCATCGTTCTGTACCTTTAAAAGCTATGTACGATGGGTTAAGATATATTAATAATAGTCAGCAGCGCTAG
- a CDS encoding transcriptional regulator: MKEKICREKMDLVEKLGVHLENREQLAPFAARILAYIILTGKIGTTFDDMVTILRASKSTISTHLNHLQDLKKIVYITKTGDRKRYFIINKDLIVQYIDAMINEWQEVKALHLEIKKYKETINTQKIINEEEKFDLNFHNDYIKFLDEASMSIKQLRENQFNI; the protein is encoded by the coding sequence ATGAAAGAAAAAATATGCAGAGAAAAAATGGACTTAGTTGAAAAACTAGGTGTGCATTTAGAGAATAGAGAACAGTTAGCTCCATTTGCGGCACGTATTTTAGCTTATATCATTCTTACAGGTAAAATAGGTACCACATTTGACGATATGGTGACAATCCTTCGCGCAAGTAAGAGTACTATTTCTACACACCTCAATCATTTACAGGATTTAAAAAAAATAGTGTATATCACAAAAACTGGAGATCGCAAAAGATATTTCATTATAAATAAGGATTTGATTGTTCAGTACATCGATGCTATGATAAATGAATGGCAAGAAGTTAAAGCGTTACATTTAGAAATAAAGAAATATAAAGAGACGATTAACACGCAAAAAATTATAAATGAAGAAGAAAAATTCGATTTAAATTTTCATAATGACTATATCAAATTTTTAGATGAAGCAAGTATGTCAATAAAACAATTAAGAGAGAACCAGTTTAATATTTAA